The Acidobacteriota bacterium genomic interval GCGGTCGAGCTGGAAGGGGGCTTTCAGATTACGAAAGTCCGTGCCGGCGAGCAGACCGGTGTTGTTGACGTGGAGTTTTCCAAGCCCGGAGGTGATGAGCCGTGAGCGAAGTGACCATATACATGATACAGGGATGCCCATACTGTCAGGCGGCGAAGAAGCACTACACCGAACAGGGCATTGCTTTTACCGAGATTGACGTTCACCAGACGCCCGGCGCCATTGACAAGCTGGTAGAGCTTTCCGGAGGCCGGAGGATGGTGCCGGTGATTGTCGAGGACGGTGAAGTCAAGAC includes:
- a CDS encoding glutaredoxin family protein, which encodes MSEVTIYMIQGCPYCQAAKKHYTEQGIAFTEIDVHQTPGAIDKLVELSGGRRMVPVIVEDGEVKTGFGGG